The genomic DNA CTTGCATAGATAGCGTGCCCGCTAGCTCAAAGCCGCCGTTTGCTAAATTTGCGGGTAGCTTGTAGTGGACGCTTTGCCCAAAGGGCGAGTGTTTAGGCGGCGCAAAAGACTGCGCGAGATCCTGTCCATTTGCTTTTAACGCGGGAAATGCGGTAAATGTCTTTTTGCTACCCACGCCTAAAATCAGCGTCGCCTCGCTTAGCAAAACGTCGCTTTCCTGGATATTTAGCTGTTCGAAATTTAGCGGCGCAAATTTGGCTTTTAGCGCGACTTCGCCGTTAAAAACGGGCACGCTAAAGATACCGCGCTTTAGATACTGCGGATTTAGCTGGGTCGATAGCTCGTAAGACTGCGGCGCTATCATGATCTGCTCGGTGGTCTGCGATACCGTAGGTACGCCGCTTTCGTTATAGACGGCCGCTTGCTTTTTGTACGGCACCGAGATCAAAACGCCCTCGATCCTAAGCTCGCCGCCGACGGGTTGCATGATGGACTCCTCGGCGGTGCGCTTGACGTAGGCGCGATCAGAGATCATCGAGCTGATGAAACCTAGCGGGATAAGTAGCAGCAAAAGCAAGACGAAAATAATGACGGGCTTCGTCCAAAAGCCGCCTCTGACGCTATCCATGATTTTGTTTTCCATTGGATTTCCTTTTGATTTTTTGCACTGCGATTTTAACTAGAAATCGTAATAAATCGGTAAAGGAGTCGGAAATTTCGGCTAAATTTCGGATTAAATTTAATGCCTAAAATCTACGGCTAAATTTACGCGAACTAAAATTAGCCGTTAAATTTAACCTAGCTTGCCGGTAGTTGCGCCTATCGCAAAACTTACGAGGCAGGCCGTAGCCCGCCTCTTAAGCTTGCCTAGTCTTTTTTGCCTTTGTTTAGCGATTTTAGCTTGGCGTCGGTATCGTCGGTTAGCATCGTGAAGATTTCATTGGTCAAATTTTGCGTTAGAGCCTTGGCTTCCTTCATCATATTTATCGAAAATTCGTTTAGCAGCTTGTTTGCTTTGGCTTTGTCTTTTTTATAGAGCTTGACGTATTCGTCTTCAAATTTAGCCTGTTTGACCGCGAGCGCGTCCTCAAACTCCTTGTAGGCCTTTTTCACGACCGGCGAATACTTATCGTAGTCCATCATCACTAGAGTTTGCAGCTTTCTATACGTCCAGTAGATCGACTCGTCGTCGGCCTTATACGAGCCCTTGTCGTAGCCGCCTATGAATTTATCCAGTCCGTAGTAATACGGCAAATAAACGCTAAGATCAGACATGCCAAGCGCCACGTAGGTCACTCTGCCGATTTCTTGCGGTAGCCACGGGCGCACCTGCATTACGTGCGACTCGTAGGTTCTAAAGACGCTCACGGCGCGGTAGATGTTTTTTTGGTTTTCGTCTTTGCTTGCGTAGTTATCGTAGGCAGTGCCGTCGTAGTGGGATCTAAGAGCATTTTTTAGATCCTGTACGCTTAGTTTTTTAGCCGGTTTTAAAAATACCGGATAGTTGCCGCCGTCGAGGGTCTGCTTGTCTTTTAGCTCGGGGTTAAACATCTGCTGCACCCAGCAAACGCGCGGATAGTTGTAGGTCATATCCCTCTCGTCGTCTCTGGTGTAGGCTTTCGTAAACTGAAATTCGCCGTCTTTTGCCGGATCGTAGGCGCCGTTATCTTGGGCAAATTTGATTAAATTTTTTGACCCCATGAAATTTGGATCGTTTTCTTTGTAGTTTTGCAGTCTGCCCTGATTTGCGGAGACGAAGTATTCGTCTTTTGGTAGTTTAACCGCCATCCAGTGATGACCGGTGCCAGTTTCAAAGTACCAAAGCTCGTTTTTATCCACGAACACTACGCCAAAACCCTCTCCCGCACCCGTAGTTTCTACGATCTCGCCGAGCAGCTTCACGCCCTGCGCCGCGCTTTTCATACGAGGCAGCAAGACGTCGGGGATATCGTCCTCCGTGATGCCGGTTGCTTCGTTATACGGATCGATTTTTAGCAGTTCGTCTTTAGCATATATGGTCTCGGTGCCGCTGATGCCAACGCCAGCGTCATTGTAGCCGACCGCGCCGTGAAGCTTGGTGTGGGAGTTTGCTATCGTCGTGTATCTCATTCCCTCTTTTGGCAGCGGATAGGTAAAATCATTTGCTCCGTCATGCGCCTTTGAGCTGTGGACGCCTTTTTGATTGGTTTTTTTGGGATGTATCAAAAATACCTGCGCCTTTATCGCCTTGCTATCGGCACTCCTAGCTATCAACATCGAGCCGTCGTCGGAGGCCCCATCTCCAACCAAAATAGTCGTGCAAGCTAGCGCGTTTGCGCAAAACATCGCGCTTATTACCGCC from uncultured Campylobacter sp. includes the following:
- a CDS encoding C69 family dipeptidase, with the protein product MKIKFLASAAVISAMFCANALACTTILVGDGASDDGSMLIARSADSKAIKAQVFLIHPKKTNQKGVHSSKAHDGANDFTYPLPKEGMRYTTIANSHTKLHGAVGYNDAGVGISGTETIYAKDELLKIDPYNEATGITEDDIPDVLLPRMKSAAQGVKLLGEIVETTGAGEGFGVVFVDKNELWYFETGTGHHWMAVKLPKDEYFVSANQGRLQNYKENDPNFMGSKNLIKFAQDNGAYDPAKDGEFQFTKAYTRDDERDMTYNYPRVCWVQQMFNPELKDKQTLDGGNYPVFLKPAKKLSVQDLKNALRSHYDGTAYDNYASKDENQKNIYRAVSVFRTYESHVMQVRPWLPQEIGRVTYVALGMSDLSVYLPYYYGLDKFIGGYDKGSYKADDESIYWTYRKLQTLVMMDYDKYSPVVKKAYKEFEDALAVKQAKFEDEYVKLYKKDKAKANKLLNEFSINMMKEAKALTQNLTNEIFTMLTDDTDAKLKSLNKGKKD